From the Longimicrobiaceae bacterium genome, one window contains:
- a CDS encoding ferritin-like domain-containing protein, with the protein MPQMTDPKELLKHELGDLLYAERRFLTATKTMARETHDPEVKRRVEQHVKETEGQIERLDRAFESIGEKAKGEKCEAAIGLREEHDSFKSDEKPSKTLLEAFDLGSGLRVEHYEIAAYRTAIAMANALGHEECARILGESLAEEEEMARFLEESAPAALKRLFASIEAEE; encoded by the coding sequence ATGCCGCAGATGACGGACCCCAAGGAGCTGCTGAAGCACGAGCTCGGCGACCTGCTCTACGCCGAGCGCCGCTTCCTCACCGCCACCAAGACCATGGCGCGCGAGACCCACGACCCGGAGGTCAAACGGCGTGTGGAGCAGCACGTGAAGGAGACCGAGGGTCAGATCGAGCGGCTGGACAGGGCGTTCGAGTCCATCGGCGAGAAGGCCAAGGGGGAGAAGTGCGAGGCCGCCATCGGGCTCCGGGAGGAGCACGACTCCTTCAAGTCCGACGAGAAGCCATCGAAGACGCTGCTGGAGGCCTTCGACCTGGGCTCCGGGCTGCGCGTGGAGCACTACGAGATCGCGGCGTACCGCACCGCCATCGCCATGGCCAACGCCCTGGGCCACGAGGAGTGCGCCCGCATCCTGGGCGAGAGCCTGGCCGAGGAGGAGGAGATGGCCCGCTTCCTGGAGGAGAGCGCTCCCGCCGCGCTGAAGCGGCTCTTCGCCTCGATCGAGGCGGAGGAGTAG